Proteins encoded by one window of Bacteroidales bacterium:
- a CDS encoding PAS domain S-box protein yields MKQSQKSNNKTCCKENKLKILLDLSEEIIIELDSDGNIILANKKACKLLGSKENEIIGKNWFDNFIPEKTKNEILPAFKKLFNGKIDNIDFYKNPVLTKTGEERLILWHNTTTKNKKGKIISLLSAGNDITEHKKTKKDLKESEEKYKNIIDNLIDIYYRADQFGNLTMLSPSGLKIFGYKNLDEVIGRSLNILYKTEDERNKFVSLLKKFGKVENYRTMLTSENGKEIYVETTANIILNDKGNYIGVEGIVRDITERKKAEMFYQKTVNSLSEPLHIIDKDYKIIFANAAFFKLLKSLSLSTDIIGKKVYKAFDLPFERVIKEYKKVFKTGKELKVQEVTRIGTNTIHTKTTKTPITENGKVDKIITSFVDITERKKAEDKLISAKERAEESDRLKTEFINNMSHEIRTPMNGIIGFSQLLDNPDLSYQKLKNYINIIQNSGKQLMRIIDDILEISKLGTKQVKTNESKICLNDLLLELFSIFSIKAKEIKIPLYFKKGLPDKESFIITDDSKLSKILSNLLENALKFTNEGYIEFGYSLNHNQIQIFVKDTGIGIDSEKQEQIFERFSQEEETISKQAGGLGLGLSIAKENAELIGGKITLTSEKGKGSTFYLTIPYKTEFIKN; encoded by the coding sequence ATGAAACAAAGTCAAAAAAGCAATAATAAAACTTGCTGTAAAGAAAATAAATTAAAAATTCTATTAGATTTATCTGAAGAAATTATTATTGAACTCGACTCTGACGGAAATATTATTCTTGCAAATAAAAAAGCTTGCAAACTTTTAGGGAGTAAAGAAAACGAGATAATAGGGAAAAACTGGTTTGACAACTTCATTCCTGAAAAAACAAAAAACGAAATATTACCTGCCTTCAAAAAATTATTTAACGGAAAAATAGATAATATTGATTTTTATAAAAATCCTGTTTTAACAAAAACAGGTGAAGAAAGATTAATTTTATGGCATAACACAACAACTAAAAATAAAAAAGGTAAAATCATATCTCTTTTAAGTGCAGGAAATGACATAACAGAACATAAAAAAACAAAAAAAGACCTTAAAGAAAGTGAAGAAAAATATAAAAATATTATTGACAATCTTATAGATATTTATTATCGAGCCGACCAATTCGGAAATCTAACAATGCTCAGTCCCTCGGGGCTTAAAATATTCGGTTACAAAAACCTCGATGAAGTAATAGGGCGTTCGCTCAATATTTTGTATAAAACAGAAGACGAACGAAATAAATTTGTCTCTTTGCTTAAAAAATTCGGCAAAGTAGAAAACTACCGTACAATGCTGACAAGTGAAAACGGAAAAGAAATTTATGTTGAAACTACCGCCAATATAATATTGAACGACAAAGGGAATTATATAGGTGTTGAAGGCATAGTAAGAGATATTACCGAAAGAAAAAAAGCGGAAATGTTTTATCAAAAAACCGTAAATTCATTAAGTGAGCCTTTACACATAATAGATAAAGATTATAAAATAATTTTTGCAAATGCAGCATTTTTTAAACTCTTAAAAAGTCTTAGCCTCTCAACAGATATCATAGGTAAAAAAGTATATAAAGCTTTTGATCTTCCTTTTGAAAGAGTAATAAAAGAATACAAAAAAGTTTTTAAGACAGGTAAAGAGCTTAAAGTACAAGAAGTTACAAGAATAGGAACTAATACTATACATACAAAAACAACAAAAACTCCCATTACTGAGAACGGCAAAGTAGATAAGATAATTACAAGCTTTGTTGATATTACCGAAAGAAAAAAAGCTGAAGATAAACTCATTTCAGCAAAAGAAAGAGCAGAAGAAAGCGACAGGTTAAAAACCGAGTTTATAAATAATATGTCGCACGAAATCAGAACTCCGATGAACGGAATAATTGGCTTCTCACAACTTCTCGACAATCCTGATCTGTCATACCAAAAATTAAAAAACTACATCAACATTATTCAAAACAGCGGAAAACAATTAATGCGTATTATTGATGATATACTTGAAATTTCAAAACTCGGAACAAAACAAGTAAAAACAAATGAATCAAAAATTTGTTTAAACGATTTATTGTTAGAACTGTTTTCTATTTTCAGTATTAAAGCCAAAGAAATCAAAATTCCGTTATATTTCAAAAAAGGACTTCCCGACAAAGAAAGTTTCATTATAACCGATGACTCTAAATTAAGTAAAATTCTTAGTAATTTGCTTGAAAATGCTTTAAAATTTACAAATGAAGGTTATATTGAGTTCGGCTACTCCTTAAACCACAATCAAATTCAAATTTTTGTAAAAGATACCGGAATAGGAATTGACTCTGAAAAACAAGAACAAATTTTTGAACGTTTTTCGCAAGAAGAAGAAACTATTTCAAAACAAGCGGGAGGCTTAGGCTTAGGCTTATCCATTGCAAAAGAAAATGCCGAATTAATAGGAGGCAAAATTACGCTGACATCCGAAAAAGGCAAAGGTTCAACTTTTTATTTAACTATACCTTATAAAACTGAATTTATAAAAAACTAA